ACCGAGCGGACCACGAGCGGATGAACGAGCAACTGTACCTCACCGGCGATGGCGTCGAGCGACTCGACGCGCCGCTGGTGATGAAACTCGACACGACTCACTTCCCCGTCCTCGGCGACGACGACGTGCCGACGGGGACGCTCGCGCTCCCCGAATCGATGGCGACCGACGACCTGCCGGACTCCTGTGAGGTGTTCCTCGCGACGGCCGACCGCGCCTCCGAACTGCTCCGATACGCCGGCTACGAGGCACCGACCGGTACCTGAGCGGACCGCTGGCGTCCCCGCGCGACTCCACTCGCCGCCGACCCCCGCAGTTGAAGTCCCCGGCCCCCACCTCTCGGGGTATGCTCGACGAGTTGCTCGGCCGCGCCGAGTTGAAGCGGCGCATCGAGGAACTGGAGGAGGAGAAGCACCACCTCGAACGCCGCGCCGCCGCCGAAGAGGAGCGCAGAGCCGACGCCGTCACCGCCCGACAGGAGGCCGAAGAGCGTGTCAACCGTCTCGAAGACCGCATCGCCGAACTCGACGACCGGGTTGAGCGACTGCAGGGCGAGGAGGAGTCAGAGCTGGATTTTCGCGGAACCGAGACGCTCCGCGGCGCTCGCCTCGACGAGGTGCTCGACCGTCTCCGCTCGTTCCGGACCGGTCAGGAGGGAGCGCTCACCGCGATGGTCGGCGACGACTCGGTGCCGGACGCTGTCGAGGAGGCGCTTGGCGAACGCGCAGCACTGGTCCGTCGCGCCGCGCCGTGTCTCGTCTACACCGACGACGCCGGACTCGTGAACGCGGCGCTCTCGCCGCCGCGTTCCCCCGAGCGCGTCTGCGAGTGGGGCCAGTCGTTCCGGGTGGAGGCGTCGTGGTTCCGACCGACCGGTCGCTTCGCGTTCGCCGTCGCCCGCGCCGACCTGTTCGCGCTCGGCGAGTACGACGGCCGCGAGCGCCTCTCCGAGCGCGGGTTCGAGAGCGACGTGAAGGAGAAACACTCGAAGGGCGGGTTCTCGCAGTCGCGATTCGAGCGCATCCGCGACGGTCAGATAGCCGACCACGTCGAGAAGTGTCGCGAAGCGATCGCCGACAGCGACGCCGAGACGACGATTCTCGTCGGCGACCGCGAGGTGGTCCGCGAATTGCGCGACGCCGTCGACGTGACCGCGACGAGCGACGCGGGCGGATCGCCCGAGGAGGCTTTAGACGAGGGATTCCGCGACTTCTGGGCGACGAAACTCTCACTTCTGTAGCTCTCGCCGCTTCGGTCGGCACTCGTGTAGCGTTGCGGCACATCGAACCGCTGGCAACCGATTTATCACATCCTGCCGCGTGCACCCGGATATGACCGCTACCGGGACCGAAAGTCGCCGTATTGTCGTCCTCGCCCACGAGAAGTTCCCCGACCGCGCGAAAACCGCGACGGGCGTAATGCGCTACGGAAACGACGAAATCGTCGCCGTACTCGACCGCGACCGCGCCGGAACGCGCGTCCGCGACCACCGGGCGGACCTGCCCGACGCGCCCGTCGTCGCCTCGTTCGAGGACGTATCGAAGCCCGAAACGGTCGACGCGCTCCTCGTCGGTATCGCGCCCATCGGCGGCGGGTTCGACGAGACGTGGCGGCCGGACGTTCGCGCCGCCATCGGATCCGGCTGCGACGTTATCGCCGGACTTCACTACTTCCTCGAAGACGACGAGGAGTTCGCCGCGCTCGCCGCCGACCACGGCGTCGAACTCGTCGACGTGCGCAAGCCCGACCCCGACCTCACCGTCGCGCAGGGCGTCGCCGACCAGGTGTCGGCGGAGGTGGTGCTCACCGTCGGCACCGACTGTTCGGTCGGGAAGATGACGGCGACGCTCGAACTGGTCGAGGCCGCCCGCGAGGCGGGTATCGACGCGGCGTTCGTCCCGACCGGCCAGACGGGAATCATGATTTCGGGGTGGGGCCATCCCATCGACCGCGTAGTGAGCGACTTCACCGCGGGGGCCGTCGAAGAGATGATTCTCGAAATCGGCGACGACCACGAGATGCTGTTCGTCGAAGGGCAAGGAAGCATCGTCCACCCGGCGTACTCGGCGGTCACCTGCGGCATCCTCCACGGGTCGATGGCCGACAAACTCGTGCTCTGCCACGAGGCGGGCCGCGAGGCGATTCACGGCTACGAGTCGTTCTCGCTCCCGCCGCTGTCGGAGTACGTCGACCTTTACGAGTCGCTCGGGTCGGCGGTCCACGAGACCGAAGTCGTCGCCGGGGCGCTCAACACGTCGGCGCTCTCGGACGCCGACGCCGCGGCCGCCGCCGAGGAGTACGGGGACGAACTCGGCGTCCCCGCGAGCGACCCCGTCCGCTTCGGGTGCGACGAGATTCTGGAGGCGCTTCGGTGATTCTCACCTCGGAGTTCGAGCGCGTCGAACTGCCGCTCGAACACCCGTTCACCATCTCCCGTTCGACGCAGGAGGTCGCCGAGAACGTCGTCGTAAAACTCACTGACGGCGGCGGGATGACCGGCGTCGGCGCGGCCGCCCCTTCGAGACACTACGGCGAGACAGCCGACACCGTCGAGGCGGTGCTGCCGGAACTGCTCGACGTGGTCGAGCGCGTCGGCGACCCCCACGCCTTCGACCGCATCGAGCGCCGGATGCGTGAGCGCGTCGAACGGAACCCGGCCGCCCGCTGCGCGGTCAGCATCGCCTTACACGACCTCGCGGCCAAGCGCCTCGGCGTTCCGCTCTACCGGATGTGGGGCCTCGATCCCGACGACTGTCCGCCCTCCTCCTTTACTATCGGTCTCGACACGACCGAGCGCGTCCGCGAGAAGACCGAGGATGCCGTCGATTCGGGGTACAGCGTGCTGAAGATCAAACTCGGCACCGACCGCGACGAAGAGCTCGTCGAAGCCGTCCGCGACGCCGCGCCCGAGGCGACGCTCCGCGTCGACGCCAACGAGGCGTGGACGCCGCACGAGGCCGTCCGGAAGAGCGAGATGCTCGCCGACCACGACGTGGAGTTTCTCGAGCAACCGGTTCCGGCGTCTGACCCCGAGGGGTTGAAGTTCGTCTACGAGCGCAGCGCGCTCCCCGTCGCCGCAGACGAGTCCTGCGTCACGCTCGCCGACGTACCGGCGATCGCAGACCGTGCGGACATCGCGAACATCAAACTGATGAAGTGCGGCGGCCTGCGAGAGGCGAATCGGATGATTCACACGGCACGGGCGCACGGTCTGGAGGTGATGCTCGGCTGTATGGTCGAGACGAACGCCGCTATCGCCGCCGCATGCCACCTGGCGCCGCTTCTCGATTATGCGGACCTCGACGGGTCGCTCCTGCTCTCGTCGGACCCGTACGCCGGCGTCGATCTCTCGGAAGGGACAATTCGTCTCGAAGACGTGGGGCAGACGGGAACCGGCGCACGACTCCGATAGCGGGAGTGAGACGATCCGTGCCGGGAATTTTTCTCCCGGCCCCGACCGTCTCGTTTCTCAGTCCCAGCTGATGTCGTCCGTTCGGTCGGTCTCTCGGAGGATGAACGGCCCGATGGCGAGCGTCCGCTTTGCGACCGTCGCGATGCGGAGGATGTACGACAGCAGGAGCAGAAACGGTGCGAGCGTCACCGTTGTCGCCGCCGAGACGATCCAGACGAGGTTGTCGACACCGAGCGTCCGCCCCGGGAACTGCGTCGGGTCGACGTACAGCATCATCGAAACGGTCACCACGAGCGCGGGAAGCGCGGCGTAGAGCAGGACGCGCGAGAGGTTGACGAGTTCCCATTGGAAGTAAAGCGTCTTGAAGTGCTCGCGGGCCGGGCCGAAGAACTTCAACACGTCGATGACGTCGGCCAGTGCCTCGTGGGTCTCGTCGGTGAGATCGTCGTAGCTCTGTTCGAGTTGCCGCGCTTCGTATATCTTCCACGAGTAGTTGAAGTTGAGCGCGGCGAACAGCACGTCGAACGTCCCGAACTGGGCTTCGTTGAGCTGTTCGCCGACCGCGGTCGCGTTGTTGGTCAGGCTCTCGACGAAGTCTCGGATGTTCTCTTTGGCCTCTTCGTCACGCTCGTCCGACACAGCGTCGCCGAGGTCGTTGGCGTGCGTTTGCAGGCCGTCTAGCAGTGTCTCCAAAAACGAGGCGGGGTCGGGTGGCATGATGTTCCCGTCTACGTACGCCTCAACGTCCTCGCGAAAGTCGAGCGACCCGCTCATCCGGCCGCGCTGGTCGCCGAGCGGCCCCAACTCCTGCGAGAGAACGAGCTGATTGAACGTGACGACGAGGGTAACACCCGTGACGACAGAGTTCACCATCGGCGAGAACAGCCACCACAGCGCGTTGTAGTTGGAGATGACGCGGCGAATCGGCGCGAGTTGCGCGTACCCCAGTAGGACGAGCGTAGCGAAGATCCCGAAGGCGACGATACCCGCGACGACCCATCGGTTGGCGTTCATCAAAAACCAAAGCTTCCAGCGACTCTCCTCGACTCGGCCCCGCATGGTGTCTTTGGGACTCGAGTCGTCGGAATCAACCATACGGACTGTTCGGCAAGGCGGCATATAGAACTCGTGGCGGCACGACCGCGGAGCCGGGGGACCCGACGACTCCGCTCCGATTCCGAACGTCGGCTACTCCGCGCGCGACTCCTCTTCGTTCTCCAGATCTTCGAGTTCGGCTTCGGCGTCGCCGCTCGCCTCCTCGGAGTCCAACTCCTCCAGTTGGGCGTCTATCTCCTCGTCGCTGGCAGTGTCGTCCGCTTCGGTGCTCGACGACTTGCCCATCTCGGCCTTCAGCGTCTCCAGTTCGCTGTCGACTTCGCCGCCGCTTCGCATCGAGTCGAGTTCCCGGTCGATGGAGTCCTTGTCCGATAGCGCGTCGTCGAACGCGCCCGTGTCCTGCAGTTCGTCCATCGCCGCCGAGCGCGCCTCCATGTCGTCGGTCCGCTCCTCAGCGCGTTCGATGGCGCGGCCCACGTCCTCCATCTCGTCGCCGACGCCGGTCATCGCCTCCGAGACGCGGGTGGACGCCTCCGCCGCCTCGTAGCGTGCCTTCATCGTCTCCTTCTTCGTGCGGAATTCCTCGATGCGGTTCTCCAGCTGGTTCTTCTTGTCGACGAGGTCGTCCTGCGTGTTCTGCAGTTGCGCGATCTGACCCTCCAACTCCTCGATCTGGGTCATCTTCGACTGTTTCTTCTCTAAGGCTTTCCGGGCGAGGTCCTCGCGGTCCTGTCGGACGGCCTCGCGGGCCTGTTCGTTGTGCTTCTCGACGTTCTCTTCGAGACGGCGTTTCTGTATCTCCAGTCGCTTCTTCTGGGTCGTCAGGTCGGCGATCCCCTGCTTGACGTCCTGGAGTTCGTCGCGCATCTGCTCGTAGGAGTAGTCGAGCGTCTCGTTCGGGTTTTCCGCGCGGTTGAGGAGGGCGTTGATTTTCGACCGCACGACGTACGACATCCGCGAGAGTATTCCCATATCTCCACCTTGTGTACGCTGGCCTTAAAACCTCATGCGAACAAGGTTTCCCGTGACAGATTCGGAGACAGTGCTGATTCCGGGCGGGAGAGACGTTCGCGGAACGCTCGACGAGAGCAGCGATAACGACGAAAACGACGAACCGTTCGACCACGTGGTCGTCGCCTGCCCGCCGCACCCCCAACACCGCGGCCACCGCGGCGACGAACGACTTGTCGCCGTCGCCGACGCGCTCACCGAGGCGGGAGTCGACTGCCTCCGCTTCGACTACGGCGCGTGGGACGAGGGCCGCGGCGAGCGAACCGACGCGTTGAACGCGCTCGACTGGGCCGCCGAGCGGTACGATTCTGTAGCTTTGTTCGGCTTCAGTTTCGGCGGCGCGATCGCGCTCCTCGCCGCGGCCGCCGCCCGCGACACCGTCGACCCGGTGGCCGTGAGCGCGCTTGCTCCGGCCGCTCGGCTCCCTGCTGACCTCGACGCGGCGGCCGCGCTCTACGAGATTCGCGCGCCGGTGCAGGTGGTGTACGCCACGCGCGACAGGACCGCAGAGTGGGAACCGGTCGTCGACGGGGCGCGCGAACTCGACTGTGAGGTCGTCGGGATGGAGGCCGACCACTTCTTCATCGGCCAGTCGGCGAAGGTGGCGGAGACTGTGGGCGAGTTTCTGGTGTCGAAGTTTGCGTGACTAGTTGTACCCGCGCCACCGCTTCCCACACGACTTGCACTTGAAGAACCGCGTCGGCGGTTCGTCGGCCGACGCGGTCTGCTTGATGGTGTACCACGCTTCGCCGTGACCGCACTTGTCGCAAGTCACGTCGTTGGCGGTCGGTTTCCCCTCAAAGTCCGCGCCCTCCTCGGTCTCGATGACCTCGCTGTCGGTCTGCGATTCAGTGGAGACGAACTCGGCGGCGCGCTCCTCGTCGCGGTCGGCGCTCGCGCCGCAACTGGTACAGACCATCGCGCCGTCCTGGTTCACCATCATCGAACCGCAGTCGTCGCAGAACTGCATACCGTCGCCTACTCGCTCCGGCCCCAAAGGTCAGTCGGAGCCGTTTCGATCCGACCCGTCCCGTCGCCCGTCGTCGTGTCGGGCGCTCCCGTCTCCGGATGCGTCTGCGACGGCGTGCGCCGACCGCCGACTGGTTCCGGCGCTGCTCTCGTCGTCGACTATCGGGCAGTTGCGGACCCGAAAGCGCTCGAAGCCGACCGTCTCGACGATGTCGGTTCCTTCGTGAGAACAGCCGAACTCCGGCGGCGACTCGAAGTGCGGGCAGGTCTGGCAGTAGTGGCGCTTCGAGACGACGTACGTCTCGCCCTCGTCGGCTTCGACGGCGGGCGTCGTGTCGGCGTTCGGCGCATCGAGGGCGGCGTCCCCTTCCGCGACGGCGTCGGCCCACTCGTCGACGACCGAGGCGTCGAACGTGTCCGCGCCGGTGGTTCCGTCGCCACCGACTCCGTCATCGACGGCCGATTCGAGCGACTCCCACGGGTCCGCGGCGTCGGCGTCGTACGTCGGGAGTTCGTCGAACGGGTCGGGTTCGTCGTCGCTCCGCGCGTCGAGGCGGTCGACACCGCCGTCGTGGTCGTTTCGCTCGCCTTCGCCGTTTCGGCCGACGCCGTCGGGGCGGTCCTCAGACATCGGCGTCGGTCAGCGGGAGGGGAGTGTCAGTTTCCGATTCGGCTTCGATCGTCAGCGTCGCCGACCCGAACGGCCAGCTCGCGGGTTCGACGCCGGCGAACGACGCCCCGCAGTGCGGACACGTCGGCGACGAGAGCAAGCCCAGATGCACCGCCTCGCCGCAGTCCGCGCAGACGGCCCTGCTCACGCCGTTTCGGTGCGCGGCTTCGAGAAACTCGTCGAGCGCGCGTCGGTCCGCTGCTGCGGACTCCGCTCGGGACATCCGCTCGCGAAGGTCGACCGTCGTCCGCGCGAGCGTCGTCAGTCGTTGCTCCAGCGTGTCGACCCGGTCGAACAGTTCCTCGAACGTCTCCGATTCTTCTACTAACTCCGAGTCGATGGTCTCGGAAAGCGCCTCGACCCGCCGTTCGAGCGATTCTACGTCGGCGTTCGCCCGCGCCGCAGCCTGCCGAATCTGTGGGTGCTCGTGGTCGTTCGGCGCTTTTTCGTCCGTCTCGCGCTTCACCTGAACGACCCGGCTGCGAACGTCGTCGATTTTCTCGTCGACGTTCGACTGGACGCCGTCGACCCGGTCGTCGAGCGCGTCGAGTCGCGTCGTGAGCGTGTCGAGCGCCGACTCGAACTCCGAGGGATCTACGTCCGAGAGGTCCGCGTCCGACGGCTGTTCGCCGTCGGCCGAGCGGTCGGCGAATACCTCCGCCTCCGGCGCGTCGGCGCCGTTTTCGGTCCCTTCTTTCCCGTCGCGTTGCGACTCGACCGGTGCCGTCGACTCTAACGCCGCCTCGTCGCTCGGTTCCGCCCGGTCGTCAGCCATCTGAAATAGCTCTGTGCGTCTCGTGTCTTAAAGCTTCGCTCACCGTATCTTTCGAACGTCGCTCACGTCGAGTCCCGACTCCGCGATTTCGACCTCGAAACGGACGATGTTCTCGCCCTCGATGCGCGAGAGGACGCCGCGGAACTCCTCGACGACCATCGTCCGAGCGCGTTTCGACCCACCGGACTCCCACCGGAAGCGGAGCGTCCCACCTGCGGCGTCGGTCAACAGCCCTAACTCCTGCGGACCGAGCGTCTCCTCGTTCACGAGCAGGATTATTAGTCCGCCCCACTGGTGGGCGGCCTTTCGGAGACCTTTCATCACCATCGCGATGTCCGACCAGGACATATTTTCGGAGATCGCGCCGACGAGGTCGGTGATGGAGTCGACGAGGACCAGGTTCCCGGGCGCGTGTTCGCCGAGATACTCGCCGAGCGCGCTCAGCACGTCTTCGCGACTGTGTTGCTTCCCCAAGTCGCGGATGGTGGACGTCTCGCCCACGTACCACTCGCGGGGAATCGGACTCAACTGGAAGTACTCGGCGGAAAAGTCGCGAAATCGAATCTTCGAGAGCGCGGCGTCGACGATGTCGTCGGCCATCGTATACGCCATCTCCCGGCCGATGTACTCCTCGTCGGTCGTAAACGAGAGGTAGTGTACCTCCTCGGGGAGGCGCGTGTTGCCGCCGAGAGCGCCGTAGTACAACTCGAACAGGTCGTCGTCGGCGTGCGCCAGCCCGTTCATCGCCGCACTCGTCTGCAGAAACTCCCGCGCGCCTGCCCCGGACTCGCCCGACAGGAGGACGACGTTGCCCGGCGGCGCGCCCCCGCCGATGACGGAGTCGAAGCGCGAGACGCCGAAGGGGATGTTCTCCATGCCCGCCCGTCGGCGGCCGCCGGGATAGTCGTTACGCCGAACAGTCCATGATCTCGACACGTTCGTCACTCGATTCGTGCGCCGACGTTCCGCGGCACGGAGACGAACACGTCGCCGTCGAGTCCGGCCGCCGCCAGCGCCGTCTCGCCGGCTTCCTGCGCGGCGTCGGCGCGCGCGGCGTCGGTGACGCCGTACACCGCCGGCCCCCACGAGGACTGCCCGGCGCCGTACACCGACGGGGCGTCGGAGAGCGACGCGACGAGCTCGCCGACCGGCGGGCGGTAGACGCCGCCCTGTTCGTCGGCGTACCACGCGCCGTTGAGGCGGCCGATTTCGGCGACTGCCTCGCCGAACCGCTCGGGGGCGTCGGCCGCGACGGCGGGCAGCACTTCTCTGACGACGGTTCCCGCAACCCTGTCGGCGATAGTCGGGTCGGCGCGTTCGACGGCAGCGCGCATGCTCGCGTCCTCGTCGGCGTCGCTCTTCCCGGGCGCGGCGTCTGGGAGCACGACCAAGAACCGCCAGTCGTCGGGGAGGCGATGCGCGGCGGCCACCGCCGGAACGTCCCACTCGCCGTCCGCGGGTCTGTCGGCGGTGAAGCGCGCCGTCGGGTGGCCGGCGTCGAGGACGAATCCCCCCGACTCGAACGCCGCGACGCCGACGCCGGAGCGACCGCCGCGGCCCAACGCCGGCGCGTTCGCCCGAACGTCGGGTGCGCGGTCGTACGCTAACGCGACGCCCGTAAAGACGGAGAGTGCCAGTTGCGTCCCGCTGCCGAGACCCATGTGCCGCGGCAACGACGACTCGACGCGAACCCTCGCACCGGGAACGTCGAGCAACTCGGTCGCGCGGGCGGCGTACTCGCGAACGGTCTCGGCCCGCGCGTCGACGCCCGCGGCGAGGTCGACCGTCACCGCGTCGTCGGGAACGATGTCGACGACGAGTTCGGGCGCGTTGAGTGCGACGCCGAGCGCGCCGTACAACCGCTCGTGGGCGAGACTCAGGTTACAGAAGCCGAAGTGGAGTCGCCCGAAGGCGGTGACGCGCGTCATGGCACGCCGTTGGGAACGTCGTGGTATCGGGATTTCGACGGTGGCAACGCTGGACGGTGTTTTTTTGACTACGACGGCAGCGGACAGAGACTCGCGGTGAAGACGGCCACCTCGTCGGTGTCGTTGCGCGCGCCGTGGACGACACCACGCTCGTGGAGGACAACGCCCGGCGCGTCGACCGCTTCCTCGTCGTCGCCCTGAATCACGGTTACGGTCCCGCGGAGGACGTGAAAGACGTTCGTGCTGTCGGCGTGCTCGTGCGCCGAGAGTTCCGCGTCGGGGCCGAGCGCGAACGTCTTCACCAGCACGTCGTCGGTGACGACCAGTTCTGCCGTCTCGACTGCTCCCTCCTCTGGGTCGAGGTCTTCGAGTCGGTCGAGTGTCATGCGCGTGACGACGGCGGCGCGGTGAATAAGCGTGGTGTCGCGCCGCGGCGCGCGAGCGCATCATCGAGCGTGAACGTCGTTCCGACCCGTCCCGTCGTTTACCTCGCTCGCCTCCGTACGTTCCACGATGGACACAGACCGTATTCCCGACGGCTGGTACGAGGAGTCCGACTCCGAGTTCGTCGACCAGAAGTACGACCCTCGGCCGGTCACCGTCTTCCGGCACGTCGACCACGGCGCGACGCTCGTAGCGATGCCGTCGGAGCCGAACACCGAACACACCGAGACCGACACCTACCGCCTCGCGGTCGCTCGCGAGGAGACGTCGAACTTCGGCGACGTGGAGCCGTTCGCCGAAGTACACGGCGACGACGCAGCGCTCGACGCCGCCGAGACGTTCGCGAAGGCGTACAACGCCGAGGGTGGCGGCGACGCGGGTATCGAAGCGGGAAAGCGGGCGGTGTCGGACGAGCAAGAAGCGGGGTAGCGAGCGGACGCGAGTTAGACGAGTTCCTCGGCGACGACCGACGCCGAGAGCAGTTTCGGGTCGACCGCGAGGTCTGCCTGTCCCTTTGCGAACTCCGGCAACGACTGGTTCGCGTAGACGACGACGCGAACGTCGGGATTCAGTTCCTTCGCCAGCGGAATCGCCGTCGCCTCCGCTACGTCGGTGAGGACGACGAGCTCGGCTTCGACGATACCGGCGTCTTCGAGCGCCGGGCGGGTGACGACGCCCTCGATGCGCGCGAGTTCGACGCCCTCGTCGGCGAGCGCGTCGGCCAGTCCGTCTTCGTCGGGACCGCAGAGTATCGCCTTCATCTCACTCGTACTCGATGGTCGCGGGCGGCTTGTGCGTCACGTCGTAGACGACGCGTGCGACGTTGTCGTTCGTCCCGGTGATTCGGCTCTGGATGCGCTGGAGCGTCTCCCAACTGAGTTCCTGAGCGCGGGCGGTCATCCCGTCTCGACTCTCGACGGAGCGGACGGCGACGATCCAGCCGTGGACCCGGTTGTCGCCCTTCACGCCGGTGCCTTTGCCGACGACGGCGGCGAACGCTT
This genomic stretch from Haloprofundus salilacus harbors:
- a CDS encoding DUF5802 family protein, which gives rise to MFERFSSGYYLGKLYVEPHDCDRPTIHRADHERMNEQLYLTGDGVERLDAPLVMKLDTTHFPVLGDDDVPTGTLALPESMATDDLPDSCEVFLATADRASELLRYAGYEAPTGT
- a CDS encoding beta-ribofuranosylaminobenzene 5'-phosphate synthase family protein encodes the protein MTRVTAFGRLHFGFCNLSLAHERLYGALGVALNAPELVVDIVPDDAVTVDLAAGVDARAETVREYAARATELLDVPGARVRVESSLPRHMGLGSGTQLALSVFTGVALAYDRAPDVRANAPALGRGGRSGVGVAAFESGGFVLDAGHPTARFTADRPADGEWDVPAVAAAHRLPDDWRFLVVLPDAAPGKSDADEDASMRAAVERADPTIADRVAGTVVREVLPAVAADAPERFGEAVAEIGRLNGAWYADEQGGVYRPPVGELVASLSDAPSVYGAGQSSWGPAVYGVTDAARADAAQEAGETALAAAGLDGDVFVSVPRNVGARIE
- a CDS encoding RAD55 family ATPase, with the protein product MENIPFGVSRFDSVIGGGAPPGNVVLLSGESGAGAREFLQTSAAMNGLAHADDDLFELYYGALGGNTRLPEEVHYLSFTTDEEYIGREMAYTMADDIVDAALSKIRFRDFSAEYFQLSPIPREWYVGETSTIRDLGKQHSREDVLSALGEYLGEHAPGNLVLVDSITDLVGAISENMSWSDIAMVMKGLRKAAHQWGGLIILLVNEETLGPQELGLLTDAAGGTLRFRWESGGSKRARTMVVEEFRGVLSRIEGENIVRFEVEIAESGLDVSDVRKIR
- a CDS encoding DUF1611 domain-containing protein, producing MTATGTESRRIVVLAHEKFPDRAKTATGVMRYGNDEIVAVLDRDRAGTRVRDHRADLPDAPVVASFEDVSKPETVDALLVGIAPIGGGFDETWRPDVRAAIGSGCDVIAGLHYFLEDDEEFAALAADHGVELVDVRKPDPDLTVAQGVADQVSAEVVLTVGTDCSVGKMTATLELVEAAREAGIDAAFVPTGQTGIMISGWGHPIDRVVSDFTAGAVEEMILEIGDDHEMLFVEGQGSIVHPAYSAVTCGILHGSMADKLVLCHEAGREAIHGYESFSLPPLSEYVDLYESLGSAVHETEVVAGALNTSALSDADAAAAAEEYGDELGVPASDPVRFGCDEILEALR
- a CDS encoding transcription factor S; translated protein: MQFCDDCGSMMVNQDGAMVCTSCGASADRDEERAAEFVSTESQTDSEVIETEEGADFEGKPTANDVTCDKCGHGEAWYTIKQTASADEPPTRFFKCKSCGKRWRGYN
- a CDS encoding Vms1/Ankzf1 family peptidyl-tRNA hydrolase, with amino-acid sequence MLDELLGRAELKRRIEELEEEKHHLERRAAAEEERRADAVTARQEAEERVNRLEDRIAELDDRVERLQGEEESELDFRGTETLRGARLDEVLDRLRSFRTGQEGALTAMVGDDSVPDAVEEALGERAALVRRAAPCLVYTDDAGLVNAALSPPRSPERVCEWGQSFRVEASWFRPTGRFAFAVARADLFALGEYDGRERLSERGFESDVKEKHSKGGFSQSRFERIRDGQIADHVEKCREAIADSDAETTILVGDREVVRELRDAVDVTATSDAGGSPEEALDEGFRDFWATKLSLL
- a CDS encoding cupin domain-containing protein; its protein translation is MTLDRLEDLDPEEGAVETAELVVTDDVLVKTFALGPDAELSAHEHADSTNVFHVLRGTVTVIQGDDEEAVDAPGVVLHERGVVHGARNDTDEVAVFTASLCPLPS
- a CDS encoding dipeptide epimerase, whose product is MILTSEFERVELPLEHPFTISRSTQEVAENVVVKLTDGGGMTGVGAAAPSRHYGETADTVEAVLPELLDVVERVGDPHAFDRIERRMRERVERNPAARCAVSIALHDLAAKRLGVPLYRMWGLDPDDCPPSSFTIGLDTTERVREKTEDAVDSGYSVLKIKLGTDRDEELVEAVRDAAPEATLRVDANEAWTPHEAVRKSEMLADHDVEFLEQPVPASDPEGLKFVYERSALPVAADESCVTLADVPAIADRADIANIKLMKCGGLREANRMIHTARAHGLEVMLGCMVETNAAIAAACHLAPLLDYADLDGSLLLSSDPYAGVDLSEGTIRLEDVGQTGTGARLR
- a CDS encoding DUF7126 family protein, translating into MKAILCGPDEDGLADALADEGVELARIEGVVTRPALEDAGIVEAELVVLTDVAEATAIPLAKELNPDVRVVVYANQSLPEFAKGQADLAVDPKLLSASVVAEELV
- a CDS encoding alpha/beta hydrolase yields the protein MTDSETVLIPGGRDVRGTLDESSDNDENDEPFDHVVVACPPHPQHRGHRGDERLVAVADALTEAGVDCLRFDYGAWDEGRGERTDALNALDWAAERYDSVALFGFSFGGAIALLAAAAARDTVDPVAVSALAPAARLPADLDAAAALYEIRAPVQVVYATRDRTAEWEPVVDGARELDCEVVGMEADHFFIGQSAKVAETVGEFLVSKFA
- a CDS encoding PspA/IM30 family protein, whose translation is MGILSRMSYVVRSKINALLNRAENPNETLDYSYEQMRDELQDVKQGIADLTTQKKRLEIQKRRLEENVEKHNEQAREAVRQDREDLARKALEKKQSKMTQIEELEGQIAQLQNTQDDLVDKKNQLENRIEEFRTKKETMKARYEAAEASTRVSEAMTGVGDEMEDVGRAIERAEERTDDMEARSAAMDELQDTGAFDDALSDKDSIDRELDSMRSGGEVDSELETLKAEMGKSSSTEADDTASDEEIDAQLEELDSEEASGDAEAELEDLENEEESRAE